The proteins below are encoded in one region of Equus caballus isolate H_3958 breed thoroughbred chromosome 16, TB-T2T, whole genome shotgun sequence:
- the LHFPL4 gene encoding LHFPL tetraspan subfamily member 4 protein gives MLPSQEASKLYHEHYMRNSRAIGVLWAIFTICFAIINVVVFIQPYWVGDSVSTPKPGYFGLFHYCVGSGLAGRELTCRGSFTDFSTIPSGAFKAAAFFVLLSMVLILGCITCFALFFFCNTATVYKICAWMQLLAALCLVLGCMIFPDGWDAETIRDMCGAKTGKYSLGDCSVRWAYILAIIGILNALILSFLAFVLGNRQTDLLQEELKQENKDFVGSTVSSVLRPGGDVSGWGVLPCPVAHSQGP, from the exons ATGCTGCCCTCGCAGGAGGCCTCCAAGCTCTACCACGAGCACTACATGCGGAACTCGCGGGCCATCGGCGTGCTATGGGCCATCTTCACCATCTGCTTCGCCATCATCAACGTGGTGGTCTTCATCCAGCCCTACTGGGTGGGCGACAGCGTGAGCACCCCCAAGCCTGGCTACTTCGGCCTCTTCCACTACTGTGTGGGCAGCGGGCTGGCGGGCCGCGAGCTCACCTGCCGCGGCTCGTTCACCGACTTCAGCACCATCCCGTCCGGCGCCTTCAAGGCGGCCGCCTTCTTCGTGCTGCTCTCCATGGTGCTGATCCTCGGCTGCATCACCTGCTTTGCGCTTTTCTTCTTCTGCAACACCGCCACCGTCTACAAGATCTGCGCCTGGATGCAGCTCTTGGCAG CTCTGTGCCTCGTGCTGGGCTGCATGATCTTCCCCGATGGCTGGGACGCCGAGACGATCCGGGACATGTGCGGGGCCAAGACCGGGAAGTACTCCCTGGGGGACTGTTCGGTGCGCTGGGCGTACATCCTGGCCATCATCGGCATCCTCAACGccctcatcctctccttcctcgCCTTCGTGCTGGGCAACCGGCAAACAGACCTGCTGCAGGAGGAGCTCAAGCAGGAAAACAAAG attTTGTGGGCTCCACAGTAAGCTCCGTGTTGCGGCCAGGGGGTGATGTCTCCGGATGGGGAGTCCTCCCCTGTCCCGTCGCTCACTCACAGGGACCCTGA